Proteins encoded by one window of Streptomyces clavuligerus:
- a CDS encoding electron transfer flavoprotein subunit beta/FixA family protein: protein MSLRIVVCVKYVPDAAGERRFAGDGTVDREGVDGLLSELDEYAVEQALRIAEGSDGEVDVTVLTVGPEDAREAVSKGLRMGADRGVHVEDGGVHGSDVMGTSLVLAAAVEKAGFDLVLCGMASTDGAMGVLPAVLAERLGVPQVTLLSEVSAGGGAVSGRRDGDRASERVEAPLPAVVSVTDQSGEARYPSFKGIMAAKKKPVVEWDLDDLGLDADGVGLAGAFTEVVEAVERPARTKGEIVTDEGDGGLKVAAFLAGRKFI, encoded by the coding sequence GTGAGCTTGAGGATTGTTGTCTGTGTGAAGTATGTGCCGGATGCGGCGGGTGAGCGGCGGTTTGCCGGGGATGGGACGGTGGACCGGGAGGGTGTGGACGGTCTGTTGTCGGAGCTGGACGAGTACGCGGTGGAGCAGGCGCTGCGGATCGCGGAGGGTTCGGACGGTGAGGTGGATGTCACGGTGTTGACGGTGGGTCCGGAGGATGCGCGGGAGGCGGTGTCGAAGGGTCTGCGGATGGGGGCGGACCGGGGTGTGCATGTGGAGGACGGGGGTGTGCACGGGTCGGATGTGATGGGGACGTCGCTGGTGCTGGCCGCTGCGGTGGAGAAGGCGGGTTTTGATCTGGTGCTGTGCGGGATGGCGTCGACGGACGGGGCGATGGGGGTGCTGCCGGCGGTGCTGGCGGAGCGGCTGGGGGTGCCGCAGGTGACGCTGTTGTCGGAGGTGTCCGCCGGGGGTGGTGCGGTGTCGGGGCGCCGGGACGGTGACCGGGCCAGTGAGCGGGTGGAGGCGCCGCTGCCGGCGGTGGTGTCGGTGACGGACCAGTCGGGTGAGGCGCGGTATCCCTCGTTCAAGGGGATCATGGCGGCGAAGAAGAAGCCGGTCGTGGAGTGGGATCTGGACGATCTGGGCCTGGACGCGGACGGGGTGGGGCTCGCGGGCGCGTTCACCGAGGTGGTGGAGGCGGTGGAACGCCCGGCGCGGACGAAGGGCGAGATCGTCACCGACGAGGGCGACGGCGGGCTGAAGGTGGCCGCGTTCCTGGCCGGACGCAAGTTCATCTGA
- a CDS encoding electron transfer flavoprotein subunit alpha/FixB family protein translates to MAEVVVWVDHAGGVVAKPSLELLTVARRLGDPVAVVAGEGAAGAAGVLGEHGAVRVLVSEAPEYGEFLVVPKVDALAAAVGAVGVPVAVLVSSGGEGREIAARLAVRTGSGIVTDAVDVEVGADGGPVAVQSVFAASFTTRSRVTRGVPVIVVKPNAAPVEAAPAAGAVENLDVVFSPAAVCARVVECAGREASGRPELTEAAVVVSGGRGVGGAENFAVVEALADALGAAVGASRAAVDAGWYPHSHQVGQTGKSVSPQLYIASGISGAIQHRAGMQTSKTIVAINKDPEAPIFDLVDYGVIGDLHTVLPQLTDDINHRKN, encoded by the coding sequence GTGGCTGAGGTTGTTGTGTGGGTGGATCATGCCGGTGGTGTGGTGGCGAAGCCGTCGCTGGAGCTGCTGACGGTGGCGCGGCGGCTGGGTGATCCGGTGGCGGTGGTGGCGGGTGAGGGTGCCGCGGGGGCGGCGGGTGTGCTGGGGGAGCACGGTGCGGTGCGGGTGCTGGTGTCGGAGGCGCCCGAGTACGGGGAGTTCCTGGTGGTGCCGAAGGTGGACGCGCTGGCGGCGGCGGTGGGTGCGGTGGGGGTGCCGGTGGCGGTGCTGGTGTCCTCGGGGGGTGAGGGCCGGGAGATCGCGGCGCGGCTGGCGGTGCGGACGGGTTCGGGGATCGTGACGGACGCGGTGGATGTGGAGGTGGGCGCGGACGGCGGGCCGGTGGCGGTGCAGTCGGTGTTCGCGGCGTCGTTCACGACGCGGTCGCGGGTGACGCGGGGGGTGCCGGTGATCGTGGTGAAGCCGAACGCGGCGCCGGTGGAGGCGGCTCCCGCGGCGGGTGCGGTGGAGAATCTGGATGTGGTGTTCTCCCCGGCCGCGGTGTGTGCGCGGGTGGTGGAGTGTGCGGGGCGGGAGGCGAGCGGGCGTCCGGAGCTGACGGAGGCGGCGGTCGTGGTCTCCGGCGGGCGGGGTGTGGGCGGCGCGGAGAACTTCGCGGTCGTCGAGGCACTCGCGGACGCGCTGGGCGCCGCGGTGGGGGCCTCGCGGGCGGCGGTCGATGCGGGCTGGTACCCGCACTCCCACCAGGTCGGGCAGACCGGCAAGAGCGTGTCACCGCAGCTGTACATCGCGTCCGGGATCTCCGGCGCGATCCAGCACCGGGCGGGCATGCAGACCTCGAAGACCATCGTCGCAATCAACAAGGACCCCGAAGCCCCGATCTTCGACCTCGTCGACTACGGCGTCATCGGCGACCTCCACACCGTCCTGCCCCAACTCACCGACGACATCAACCACCGCAAGAACTGA